One segment of Streptomyces sp. XD-27 DNA contains the following:
- a CDS encoding putative protein N(5)-glutamine methyltransferase — protein sequence MSVSPSCPSYPSVISPLPHSAIVTRLRAAGCVFAEDEARLLVSAARTPSDLATMVDRRVAGLPLEHVVGWAEFCGLRIAVDPGVFVPRPRTAFLVDQAAALAPRHEGRQAVVVDLCCGSGAVGAALVAALGRAELHAADIDPAAVRCARRNVAAAGGRVYEGDLYEPLPAALRGRVDVLVANAPYVPTEAIGLLPPEAREHEPLVALDGGADGVDVQRRVAALAPRWLAPGGSLLVETSERQAPLTARTLARGGLVTRVAACDELDATVVIGTRPA from the coding sequence GTGTCGGTTTCCCCCTCTTGTCCGTCGTATCCGTCCGTCATCTCTCCCCTTCCGCACTCCGCCATCGTCACCAGGCTTCGGGCCGCCGGCTGCGTCTTCGCCGAGGACGAGGCGCGGTTGCTGGTCTCCGCGGCGCGGACGCCGTCCGATCTCGCCACCATGGTGGACCGGCGTGTCGCCGGACTGCCCCTGGAACACGTCGTCGGCTGGGCCGAGTTCTGCGGCCTGCGCATAGCCGTGGACCCCGGCGTCTTCGTACCCCGCCCCCGCACCGCGTTCCTGGTGGACCAGGCCGCGGCCCTCGCCCCGCGGCACGAGGGTCGGCAGGCCGTCGTCGTGGACCTGTGCTGCGGCTCGGGCGCGGTGGGCGCGGCGCTGGTCGCGGCGCTGGGGCGGGCCGAGTTGCACGCCGCGGACATCGACCCGGCGGCGGTGCGGTGCGCCCGCCGCAACGTCGCGGCCGCCGGCGGCCGGGTGTACGAGGGCGACCTCTACGAGCCGCTGCCCGCCGCGCTGCGCGGCCGCGTCGACGTCCTGGTCGCCAACGCGCCGTACGTCCCCACCGAGGCGATCGGGCTGCTGCCTCCGGAGGCGCGCGAACACGAGCCGCTGGTGGCGCTCGACGGCGGCGCGGACGGCGTGGACGTCCAACGGAGGGTCGCCGCGCTGGCGCCGCGCTGGCTGGCGCCGGGCGGCAGCCTGCTGGTCGAGACCAGCGAGCGGCAGGCGCCGCTGACGGCCCGGACCCTCGCCCGCGGCGGCCTGGTCACCCGGGTCGCCGCCTGCGACGAGCTGGACGCCACCGTGGTCATCGGCACCAGGCCCGCGTAG
- a CDS encoding penicillin acylase family protein produces the protein MSTEVYRDAWGIPHLRADSAGELAFAQGRNAARDRAWQIEVERHRSQGTTAAFLGAGAVAWDRFARQARLDDTARRCFRNLDADTRAWVCAYVDGVNAGLAEGARRAPEFAATGLAPGVWQPWTPLGVWLATHILFAGFPTKLWREEVVRRLGPEAVGLFATDGPVSSGSNGWLVTGDRTATGAPVIAGDPHRFIEAPGVYQQIRLACPEYDVVGLAVPGVPGIAHFGHTGTVAWAITNAMADYQDLYRERLRRDGTRVRALGPDGWRPASAHTETIEVAGADPVEVEVVETERGPVVIGGPDSTAAISLRYPPRVSGELGFGALPALLRARGVADVDRAFDQWAEPVNVVQAADTEGGLLHRVAGRVPLRHHDNRLRVVPAWEPGHEWRGLHEPMPREPVDGMAVMANQRGLAEPLGVEFAPPYRAERIRHLLAQSEDWSAAGMAAVHTDTHLGPARLLLGLVAEAEGLSAAGVRLRDRLLRWDRRMAADSTDATAYAAVRTAVVRRLAAHPALAGLTELTRPAEPAGPTTAADPAAVADPTATADPAAPADLTGPAGPTDYPEVFLPWLALVPRVAFALDSLLTTDLLPGLDAAEVVRAAVEEVAAAAEDHVPWAEVHRLAPWQALPDPAPELRPGLPGDHDCVLSTTSVPGVTDHCVRGPAARYAWDLARREDSLWVVPFGASGVPGDPHHRDQLPLWLRGELVPVVTDWNRLTKEERHVH, from the coding sequence GTGAGTACCGAGGTCTACCGCGACGCCTGGGGGATCCCCCATCTCCGCGCCGACAGCGCCGGCGAACTCGCCTTCGCCCAGGGACGGAACGCCGCCCGGGACCGGGCCTGGCAGATCGAGGTGGAGCGGCACCGCTCGCAGGGGACCACGGCCGCCTTCCTGGGCGCCGGCGCCGTGGCCTGGGACCGGTTCGCGCGGCAGGCCCGGCTGGACGACACCGCCCGGCGGTGCTTCCGCAACCTCGACGCCGACACCCGCGCCTGGGTCTGCGCGTACGTCGACGGGGTCAACGCGGGCCTCGCCGAAGGGGCACGGCGGGCCCCGGAGTTCGCGGCCACCGGGCTGGCGCCCGGGGTGTGGCAGCCGTGGACGCCGCTCGGGGTCTGGCTGGCCACGCACATCCTGTTCGCCGGGTTCCCCACCAAGCTGTGGCGCGAGGAGGTGGTACGGCGCCTCGGCCCCGAAGCGGTCGGGCTGTTCGCCACCGACGGCCCCGTCTCCTCGGGTAGCAACGGCTGGCTCGTCACCGGCGACCGCACCGCCACCGGAGCCCCCGTCATCGCCGGCGACCCGCACCGGTTCATCGAGGCCCCGGGCGTCTACCAGCAGATCCGCCTGGCGTGCCCGGAGTACGACGTGGTGGGGCTGGCCGTCCCGGGCGTACCGGGCATCGCCCACTTCGGCCATACCGGCACGGTGGCCTGGGCGATCACCAACGCCATGGCCGACTACCAGGACCTGTACCGGGAACGGCTCCGGCGCGACGGGACGCGGGTGCGGGCGCTGGGCCCGGACGGCTGGCGCCCGGCGTCGGCGCACACCGAGACCATCGAGGTGGCGGGGGCCGACCCGGTCGAGGTCGAGGTGGTCGAGACCGAGCGCGGACCGGTCGTGATCGGCGGCCCGGACAGCACGGCGGCGATCAGCCTCCGCTATCCCCCGCGGGTCAGCGGCGAGCTCGGCTTCGGCGCGCTGCCCGCGCTGCTCAGGGCGCGCGGCGTCGCCGACGTGGACCGGGCGTTCGACCAGTGGGCGGAACCCGTCAACGTCGTCCAGGCCGCGGACACCGAGGGCGGGCTGCTGCACAGGGTCGCGGGCCGGGTGCCGCTGCGCCACCACGACAACCGGTTGCGCGTCGTGCCCGCCTGGGAGCCCGGACACGAGTGGCGCGGACTGCACGAGCCGATGCCGCGCGAACCGGTCGACGGGATGGCCGTCATGGCGAACCAGCGCGGCCTGGCCGAGCCGCTCGGCGTCGAGTTCGCGCCACCGTACCGCGCCGAGCGCATACGGCACCTGCTGGCGCAGTCGGAGGACTGGTCCGCCGCGGGCATGGCGGCGGTCCACACCGACACCCATCTGGGCCCGGCCCGGCTGCTGCTGGGCCTGGTGGCCGAGGCGGAGGGGCTCAGCGCGGCGGGCGTCCGACTGCGGGACCGGCTGCTGCGCTGGGACCGCCGGATGGCGGCCGACAGCACGGACGCCACGGCGTACGCCGCGGTACGGACCGCGGTGGTGCGCCGGTTGGCGGCGCACCCGGCGCTGGCCGGCCTGACGGAGCTGACGAGACCGGCGGAACCGGCCGGCCCGACCACCGCCGCCGATCCGGCCGCTGTGGCCGACCCGACCGCCACGGCCGATCCGGCCGCACCCGCGGACCTCACCGGACCCGCTGGGCCGACGGACTACCCGGAGGTCTTCCTCCCCTGGCTCGCCCTGGTCCCACGGGTCGCGTTCGCGCTGGACAGCCTGCTGACGACGGATCTGCTGCCCGGCCTCGACGCCGCCGAGGTCGTCAGGGCGGCCGTCGAGGAGGTGGCCGCCGCCGCGGAGGACCACGTGCCGTGGGCCGAGGTCCACCGCCTGGCGCCGTGGCAGGCGCTGCCCGACCCGGCGCCCGAACTGCGCCCGGGGCTGCCCGGCGACCACGACTGCGTGCTGTCGACCACGAGCGTCCCGGGCGTCACCGACCACTGCGTGCGCGGCCCGGCCGCGCGCTACGCGTGGGACCTCGCGCGGCGCGAGGACAGCCTGTGGGTGGTCCCGTTCGGTGCCTCGGGCGTGCCCGGAGACCCGCACCACCGCGACCAGCTGCCGCTGTGGCTGCGGGGCGAGCTCGTGCCCGTCGTCACCGACTGGAACCGCCTGACCAAAGAGGAGAGACATGTCCACTGA
- a CDS encoding GNAT family N-acetyltransferase, with the protein MSTESTPHAAARPSAPADTARREAVYEQVVDGFGTVRVLPVRPAEDIDVIHAWVAQDRARFWGMAEAGHQRVLEIYEHLDSLTTHHAYLVHRDDEPVALLQTYEPGEDRVGEVYDVEPGDIGVHLLIGPAAGAARSGFTAALLPALIAYLLADPERRRIVVDPDARNEKAIARMSRTGFVMGPEVVLPEVVLPEVRIPEKRARLGFLHRDDVPVPA; encoded by the coding sequence ATGTCCACTGAGTCCACCCCCCACGCCGCCGCCCGCCCCAGTGCGCCCGCCGACACCGCCCGCCGCGAAGCCGTGTACGAGCAGGTGGTCGACGGCTTCGGGACCGTCCGTGTGCTGCCCGTGCGCCCCGCCGAGGACATCGACGTGATCCACGCCTGGGTCGCCCAGGACCGGGCCCGGTTCTGGGGCATGGCCGAGGCGGGCCACCAACGCGTGCTGGAGATCTACGAGCACCTGGACTCCCTCACCACGCACCACGCCTACCTGGTCCACCGGGACGACGAGCCGGTCGCGCTCCTCCAGACGTACGAGCCGGGCGAGGACCGCGTCGGCGAGGTCTACGACGTCGAACCCGGCGACATCGGCGTCCACCTGCTGATCGGCCCCGCCGCCGGCGCCGCCCGCTCGGGCTTCACCGCCGCCCTGCTGCCCGCGCTCATCGCGTACCTGCTCGCGGACCCCGAGCGCAGGCGCATCGTGGTCGATCCCGACGCGCGCAACGAGAAGGCGATCGCGCGCATGAGCCGGACGGGCTTCGTGATGGGCCCGGAGGTCGTCCTGCCCGAGGTCGTCCTTCCGGAGGTCCGCATACCCGAGAAGCGGGCCCGGCTGGGCTTCCTGCACCGGGACGACGTCCCCGTGCCGGCCTGA
- a CDS encoding DUF429 domain-containing protein yields MDDVHVMGVDACPTGWVAVTLRAGGVAGADAAVRLAELLERAPDAAVVGVDMPLGLLETGRRRADVLAAERIAPHRSRVFPVPPRPVWDQPDYHAANLRCRELTGSGLSRQTWGLAAKLRQANACREAGDRRLHEVHPEVSFAAMNGGRPVAASKKSWNGQAARRRLLAEQGIVLPEELGMAGRVPPDDLLDAAAAAWSARRIALRAAARLPDPPETTGTGLPVAIWY; encoded by the coding sequence GTGGACGATGTGCACGTGATGGGAGTGGACGCCTGCCCCACGGGCTGGGTCGCGGTCACCCTGCGCGCGGGCGGGGTGGCCGGAGCCGACGCGGCGGTCCGTCTGGCCGAGCTTCTCGAACGCGCCCCCGACGCGGCGGTGGTCGGCGTCGACATGCCGCTGGGGCTGCTGGAGACGGGGCGCCGACGAGCCGACGTACTGGCGGCCGAGCGGATCGCGCCGCACCGCTCGCGGGTCTTTCCCGTGCCGCCGCGCCCGGTCTGGGACCAGCCGGACTACCACGCGGCGAATCTCCGCTGCCGCGAGCTCACCGGCTCCGGGCTGAGCCGCCAGACCTGGGGACTGGCGGCGAAGCTCCGGCAGGCCAACGCGTGCCGGGAGGCAGGCGACCGCAGGCTGCACGAGGTGCACCCCGAGGTGTCCTTCGCCGCCATGAACGGCGGCAGGCCGGTGGCCGCGAGCAAGAAGAGCTGGAACGGCCAGGCGGCACGGCGGCGACTGCTCGCGGAGCAGGGCATCGTCCTGCCGGAAGAGCTTGGAATGGCCGGGCGGGTCCCACCGGACGACCTCCTGGACGCCGCGGCGGCGGCGTGGAGCGCGCGGCGCATCGCCCTGCGCGCCGCCGCCCGGCTCCCCGATCCGCCGGAGACGACGGGCACGGGCCTGCCCGTCGCCATCTGGTACTGA
- a CDS encoding L,D-transpeptidase family protein, translating into MRARSARRRRIGAALGAALGLVGTAGAATVGLGAAPAQAAPAKAAPACTAGTGPYQKQAEKFLGLTADGKQSAKDCSAIRAFQTVNGIAPASGYAGPITWRVMKAQQSTGDRSSCPTNKGRIACVDLTRQLSWVQDGNKRIYEPIPVRTGRNGYETRTGMHKIYWRHKDHVSSIYNVPMPYSQFFDGGQAFHSISGSVYSPPGSHGCVNMRKADAAAYWKLLRNGDDVFIYGRKPGT; encoded by the coding sequence ATGAGAGCAAGATCGGCTCGGCGGCGTCGGATCGGCGCGGCGCTCGGGGCGGCGCTGGGCCTGGTCGGGACGGCCGGGGCCGCGACCGTCGGCCTGGGCGCCGCGCCCGCCCAGGCCGCTCCCGCCAAGGCCGCCCCGGCCTGCACCGCCGGGACGGGGCCGTACCAGAAGCAGGCCGAGAAGTTCCTCGGCCTGACGGCCGACGGCAAGCAGTCGGCCAAGGACTGCTCCGCGATACGCGCCTTCCAGACCGTGAACGGCATCGCGCCGGCGTCCGGGTACGCCGGGCCCATCACCTGGCGTGTGATGAAGGCGCAGCAGAGCACCGGCGACCGGTCCAGCTGCCCGACCAACAAGGGCCGCATCGCCTGTGTCGACCTCACGCGGCAGCTCAGCTGGGTACAGGACGGCAACAAGCGGATCTACGAGCCCATCCCGGTGCGTACCGGACGAAACGGGTACGAAACGCGCACCGGTATGCACAAGATCTACTGGCGGCACAAGGACCACGTGTCGTCGATCTACAACGTGCCCATGCCGTACAGCCAGTTCTTCGACGGCGGGCAGGCGTTCCACTCCATCTCGGGCTCGGTCTACTCCCCGCCCGGCTCCCACGGCTGCGTCAACATGCGGAAGGCGGATGCCGCCGCGTACTGGAAGCTGCTCCGCAACGGCGACGACGTGTTCATCTACGGCCGCAAGCCCGGCACCTGA
- a CDS encoding geranyl diphosphate 2-C-methyltransferase, translating into MTTTPAPAASAGVLRTAYQKSVAEYWNNEKDPVNLRLGDVDGLYHHHYGIGDYDPSVLEGPQETRDERIIEELHRLESAQADVLLDHLGPIAPDQRLLDAGCGRGGTSIMANARFGCQVDGVSISQAQVDFANGQARKRGVDDKVRYHFRNMLDTGLPTGAFQGIWNNESTMYVDLSELFAEHARQLAYGGRYVVITGCYNDVTGGRSKAVSRIDEHYTCNIHPRSAYFKAMAANGLVPINVVDLTAATIPYWELRAQSSLATGVEDPFLTAYREGSFHYLLIAADRI; encoded by the coding sequence ATGACCACCACGCCCGCCCCCGCCGCCTCTGCCGGCGTCCTGCGCACCGCCTACCAGAAGTCCGTCGCGGAGTACTGGAACAACGAGAAGGACCCGGTCAACCTGCGCCTGGGTGATGTCGACGGCCTCTACCACCACCACTACGGGATCGGCGACTACGACCCCTCCGTCCTGGAGGGTCCGCAGGAGACCCGGGACGAGCGCATCATCGAGGAACTGCACCGGCTGGAGTCGGCCCAGGCCGACGTCCTCCTCGACCACCTGGGCCCCATAGCCCCCGACCAGCGCCTGCTGGACGCCGGCTGCGGCCGCGGCGGCACCAGCATCATGGCCAACGCGCGCTTCGGCTGCCAGGTCGACGGCGTCTCCATCTCCCAGGCCCAGGTCGACTTCGCGAACGGTCAGGCCCGCAAGCGCGGCGTGGACGACAAGGTCCGCTACCACTTCCGCAACATGCTCGACACCGGCTTGCCCACCGGCGCCTTCCAGGGGATCTGGAACAACGAGTCCACCATGTACGTGGACCTGTCCGAGCTCTTCGCCGAGCACGCCCGCCAGCTGGCCTACGGCGGCCGCTACGTCGTCATCACGGGCTGCTACAACGATGTCACCGGCGGCCGCTCCAAGGCGGTCAGCCGGATCGACGAGCACTACACCTGCAACATCCACCCCCGCAGCGCCTACTTCAAGGCGATGGCCGCCAACGGTCTCGTGCCCATCAACGTGGTCGACCTCACGGCCGCCACGATCCCGTACTGGGAGCTGCGCGCCCAGTCCTCCCTCGCCACCGGCGTCGAGGACCCGTTCCTGACCGCCTACCGCGAGGGCAGCTTCCACTACCTCCTCATCGCCGCCGACCGTATCTGA
- a CDS encoding family 2 encapsulin nanocompartment cargo protein terpene cyclase translates to MSLLSRITAPAAGHDVARLVATLLTHHQGARPSAPRALPGTAARSAGTVLPTGPTGLGTSAARIAAGKPAGGAPGSSDGGEHGAGGVPELYCPPALRDDPALGQEVNDRLVAWADEVGIYAGRLDRVRAADFGRLMMLAHPDTDDPDRLLAAGKCALAEWATDDYYCDDETTGSTPELLGSQLGTAYAAADPAHLPARYAPAWEKDLRDDPVRVALRSAFAHLARYAEPSQVARLRHEIAVLFVGYGQEGSWRTRGHMPGVPEYLAHRQINSFLPCIALADAVGGYALPATEYADPRVRRAVTMAATAATLVNDLYSMTKEHDSGGVEFNLPVVIAEAERCSTREAIERSAEIHDELVRAFETEAAALVLTGSPQLRRFLAGVWAWIGGNREWHAGSPRYNGG, encoded by the coding sequence GTGTCACTGCTGTCCCGGATCACCGCGCCCGCGGCCGGCCACGACGTGGCCCGGCTCGTGGCCACCCTGCTCACCCACCACCAGGGCGCCCGTCCTTCCGCGCCGAGGGCGCTGCCCGGCACCGCCGCCCGCTCCGCGGGCACCGTCCTGCCCACCGGGCCCACGGGCCTGGGCACGTCAGCCGCCCGTATCGCCGCCGGGAAACCGGCCGGCGGCGCCCCCGGCAGCTCGGACGGGGGCGAGCACGGTGCCGGCGGCGTCCCGGAGCTGTACTGCCCGCCCGCGCTCCGGGACGACCCGGCACTCGGCCAGGAGGTCAACGACCGGCTGGTGGCGTGGGCCGACGAGGTCGGCATCTACGCCGGACGGCTCGACCGCGTCCGCGCGGCCGACTTCGGGCGTCTGATGATGCTGGCCCACCCCGACACCGACGACCCGGACCGGCTGCTGGCGGCGGGCAAGTGCGCGCTCGCGGAATGGGCCACGGACGACTACTACTGCGACGACGAGACCACGGGTTCCACGCCGGAACTCCTCGGCTCGCAGCTCGGGACCGCCTACGCGGCTGCCGACCCCGCCCACCTCCCGGCCCGCTACGCGCCCGCATGGGAGAAGGACCTGCGCGACGACCCCGTACGGGTGGCCCTGCGCTCGGCCTTCGCGCACCTGGCCCGGTACGCGGAGCCCTCCCAGGTGGCCCGGCTGCGGCACGAGATCGCCGTGCTCTTCGTGGGCTACGGCCAGGAGGGCTCCTGGCGGACCCGGGGCCACATGCCCGGCGTCCCCGAATACCTGGCGCACCGTCAGATCAACAGCTTCCTCCCCTGCATCGCACTGGCCGACGCGGTCGGCGGCTACGCGCTGCCCGCCACCGAGTACGCCGACCCGCGCGTGCGCCGCGCCGTGACGATGGCCGCCACGGCCGCCACGCTTGTCAACGACCTGTACTCCATGACGAAGGAACACGACTCCGGGGGCGTGGAGTTCAACCTCCCCGTCGTGATCGCCGAAGCGGAGCGGTGCTCGACGCGCGAGGCGATCGAGCGGAGCGCGGAGATCCACGACGAGCTGGTGCGCGCCTTCGAGACGGAGGCCGCGGCCCTCGTCCTCACCGGCTCACCCCAGCTGCGCCGGTTCCTCGCGGGGGTGTGGGCCTGGATCGGCGGCAACCGCGAATGGCACGCCGGCAGCCCCCGCTACAACGGCGGCTGA
- a CDS encoding family 2B encapsulin nanocompartment shell protein: MSTAAHRQQPEQPEQQAGRAQLSLGVAAARNLASTTKSVPQMQGISSRWLIRTLPWVEVKGGTYRVNRRLTYEVGDGRVTFVQDGAAVKVIPAELGELPLLRGFHDDGALRVLAERCQQREYASGQVIAEQGRAVDHVHLIVRGKVEKLSAGKYGDEVRRGVLADGGFFGAQAVAEEPGAWGFTARAMTACTVLELPRYAYEEVAGRNERLRDHVRRRQAETARPQNKKGEANIDLASGHTGEPVLPSTYVDYELAPREYELSVAQTVLRVHTRVADLYNDPMDQIEQQLRLTIEALRERQEAELVNNPEFGLLHNADHSQRISTHSGPPTPDDMDELLSMRRGTRAFFAHPRAISALGRECNKRGLSLDSADVGGHPVPAWRGVPILPCGKIPVSEQGTSSILAMRLGEAEQGVVGLRQTGIPDEYEPGLNVRFMGINDQALISYLVSTYYSAAVLVPDALGVLENVEVFHAPS; encoded by the coding sequence ATGTCGACCGCAGCGCACCGCCAGCAGCCGGAGCAGCCCGAACAGCAGGCAGGCCGGGCACAGCTCAGCCTGGGGGTCGCCGCCGCGCGGAACCTCGCGAGCACCACCAAGAGCGTCCCGCAGATGCAGGGCATCAGCTCCCGGTGGCTGATACGCACACTGCCCTGGGTGGAGGTGAAGGGCGGCACGTACCGGGTCAACCGGCGCTTGACGTACGAGGTCGGCGACGGCCGGGTGACCTTCGTCCAGGACGGGGCGGCGGTCAAGGTCATCCCCGCTGAGCTGGGAGAACTGCCGCTGCTGCGCGGGTTCCATGACGACGGGGCGCTGCGGGTGCTGGCCGAGCGGTGTCAACAGCGGGAGTACGCATCCGGCCAGGTGATCGCCGAACAGGGCCGGGCCGTCGACCACGTCCATCTGATCGTGCGCGGCAAGGTGGAGAAGCTCAGCGCCGGAAAGTACGGCGACGAGGTCCGGCGCGGGGTGCTGGCCGACGGCGGCTTCTTCGGCGCGCAGGCGGTCGCCGAGGAGCCGGGCGCGTGGGGGTTCACGGCGCGCGCGATGACGGCGTGCACCGTCCTGGAGCTGCCCCGGTACGCGTACGAGGAGGTGGCGGGCCGCAACGAGCGGCTGCGGGACCACGTCCGGCGGCGCCAGGCCGAGACGGCGCGGCCGCAGAACAAGAAGGGCGAGGCGAACATCGACCTCGCCTCCGGCCACACCGGCGAGCCCGTGCTGCCGAGCACCTACGTCGACTACGAGCTCGCCCCCCGCGAGTACGAACTCAGCGTCGCCCAGACGGTCCTGCGCGTGCACACCAGGGTCGCCGACCTCTACAACGACCCGATGGACCAGATCGAGCAGCAACTGCGGCTGACCATCGAGGCACTGCGCGAGCGCCAGGAGGCCGAGCTCGTCAACAACCCCGAGTTCGGCCTGCTGCACAACGCCGACCACAGCCAGCGCATCTCCACCCACTCCGGCCCGCCCACGCCCGACGACATGGACGAGCTGCTGAGCATGCGGCGGGGGACCAGGGCCTTCTTCGCCCACCCCCGGGCCATCTCCGCCCTCGGCCGCGAGTGCAACAAGCGGGGGCTGTCCCTCGACAGCGCCGACGTGGGCGGCCATCCGGTCCCGGCCTGGAGGGGCGTGCCGATCCTCCCCTGCGGCAAGATCCCCGTCTCGGAGCAGGGCACCTCGTCCATCCTCGCGATGCGCCTGGGCGAGGCCGAACAAGGGGTGGTCGGCCTGCGGCAGACCGGCATCCCCGACGAGTACGAGCCGGGCCTGAACGTGCGCTTCATGGGCATCAACGATCAGGCCCTCATCTCCTACCTCGTGAGCACCTACTATTCGGCGGCCGTGCTCGTCCCCGACGCGCTCGGCGTCCTGGAGAACGTCGAGGTCTTCCACGCCCCGTCCTGA
- a CDS encoding sigma-70 family RNA polymerase sigma factor has product MDESEFLAEHFETHRAHLRAVAYRMLGSLSEADDAVQETWIKLNRSDTSGVGNLGGWLTTVVGRVCLDMLRSRASRREEPLDVRVPDPIVSGADGVDPEHEALVADSVGLALLVVLETLAPAERLAFVLHDLFAVSYDEIAPIVGRTPTAARQLASRARRRVQGAAPAPDTDLVRQREVVDAFLAAARGGDLEALVAVLDPDVVVRSDGGTLRPSSMVRGARAVAEGAIIFARLAEFTRPALVNGAAGAVAMSEGRPMSVAAFTVSGGKVVELDILTDPERLRALDLTVLDG; this is encoded by the coding sequence ATGGACGAAAGCGAATTCCTGGCGGAGCACTTCGAGACCCACCGCGCCCATCTGCGGGCGGTGGCCTACCGGATGCTCGGCTCGCTGAGCGAGGCGGACGACGCCGTGCAGGAGACCTGGATCAAGCTCAACCGCTCGGACACCTCCGGTGTGGGCAACCTGGGCGGCTGGCTGACGACGGTGGTCGGCCGGGTCTGCCTGGACATGCTGCGCTCGCGCGCCTCCCGGCGCGAGGAACCGCTGGACGTGCGCGTCCCCGACCCGATCGTCAGCGGCGCGGACGGTGTCGACCCCGAACACGAGGCGCTGGTGGCCGATTCGGTCGGTCTGGCGCTGCTCGTGGTCCTCGAGACGCTGGCCCCCGCCGAGCGGCTCGCCTTCGTCCTGCACGACCTGTTCGCCGTGTCGTACGACGAGATCGCCCCCATCGTCGGCCGGACGCCGACCGCGGCGCGGCAGCTCGCCAGCCGTGCCCGCCGCCGGGTGCAGGGGGCGGCACCGGCTCCCGACACGGACCTCGTCCGGCAGCGCGAGGTCGTGGACGCCTTCCTCGCCGCCGCGCGCGGCGGGGACCTGGAGGCGCTGGTCGCGGTCCTCGACCCGGATGTCGTGGTGCGGTCCGACGGCGGCACCCTGCGCCCGAGCAGCATGGTGCGCGGTGCGCGGGCCGTGGCCGAGGGCGCGATCATCTTCGCGCGGCTGGCCGAGTTCACCCGGCCCGCGCTCGTCAACGGCGCCGCGGGAGCCGTCGCGATGTCGGAGGGCCGGCCGATGTCGGTCGCGGCGTTCACGGTCTCGGGCGGGAAGGTCGTGGAACTCGACATCCTCACCGACCCCGAACGCCTCCGCGCGCTGGACCTGACGGTCCTCGACGGCTGA
- a CDS encoding HAD-IC family P-type ATPase, whose protein sequence is MDGRPAGVLAVADTVKDDSAAAIAALRRLGLDVVIITGDAARTAAAIAAQVGVDRVLAEVTPQRKAEEIRRLQREGRTVGMVGDGVNDAPALAAADVGLAIGTGTDVAIEAADITLISGSLTGVVTAIRLSRATLRNIRQNLFFALVYNAVGVPLAAGALYPLWACGSAPSSPRRPWRCPPSRSSPTPPACGATAPDGHVSRRGPSGPARGGVRGR, encoded by the coding sequence GTGGACGGCCGCCCCGCCGGTGTGCTCGCCGTCGCCGACACCGTCAAGGACGACTCCGCGGCCGCCATCGCGGCCCTGCGCCGCCTCGGCCTCGACGTCGTCATCATCACGGGCGACGCCGCCCGCACGGCCGCCGCCATCGCCGCCCAGGTCGGCGTCGACCGCGTACTGGCCGAGGTGACGCCCCAGCGCAAGGCCGAGGAGATCCGCCGCCTGCAGCGCGAGGGCCGCACCGTCGGCATGGTCGGCGACGGCGTCAACGACGCCCCGGCGCTGGCCGCGGCCGACGTCGGGCTGGCGATCGGAACCGGCACCGACGTGGCGATCGAGGCCGCCGACATCACCCTGATCTCCGGATCCCTGACCGGGGTGGTCACCGCCATCCGCCTCTCCCGCGCCACCCTGCGCAACATCCGCCAGAACCTGTTCTTCGCCCTCGTCTACAACGCCGTCGGCGTCCCCCTCGCCGCCGGCGCCCTCTACCCGCTGTGGGCCTGCGGCTCAGCCCCGTCGTCGCCGCGGCGGCCATGGCGCTGTCCTCCCTCTCGGTCGTCGCCAACGCCTCCCGCCTGCGGCGCCACCGCCCCTGACGGGCACGTCAGCCGTCGAGGACCGTCAGGTCCAGCGCGCGGAGGCGTTCGGGGTCGGTGA